One genomic region from Rattus norvegicus strain BN/NHsdMcwi chromosome 10, GRCr8, whole genome shotgun sequence encodes:
- the Ccl5 gene encoding C-C motif chemokine 5 precursor, translated as MKISTAASLTVILVAAALCTPAPASPYGSDTTPCCFAYLSLALPRAHVKEYFYTSSKCSNLAVVFVTRRNRQVCANPEKKWVQEYINYLEMS; from the exons ATGAAGATCTCCACAGCTGCATCCCTCACCGTCATCCTCGTTGCAGCCGCCCTCTGCACCCCCGCACCTGCCTCCCCAT ATGGCTCGGACACCACTCCCTGCTGCTTTGCCTACCTCTCCCTCGCACTGCCCCGTGCCCACGTGAAGGAGTATTTTTACACCAGCAGCAAGTGCTCCAACCTTGCAGTCGT CTTTGTCACTCGAAGGAACCGCCAAGTGTGTGCCAACCCAGAGAAGAAGTGGGTTCAAGAATACATCAACTATTTGGAGATGAGCTAG
- the Ccl5 gene encoding C-C motif chemokine 5 isoform X1, producing the protein MKISTAASLTVILVAAALCTPAPASPYGSDTTPCCFAYLSLALPRAHVKEYFYTSSKCSNLAVVPGTRDWKNQKVKEAVSLRRQVKGKSDGQRAPQMQEGREDLAKEICPLVSHTMSRRRKWSLGELESWGWYPRLLTPWLHAQSAKSRD; encoded by the exons ATGAAGATCTCCACAGCTGCATCCCTCACCGTCATCCTCGTTGCAGCCGCCCTCTGCACCCCCGCACCTGCCTCCCCAT ATGGCTCGGACACCACTCCCTGCTGCTTTGCCTACCTCTCCCTCGCACTGCCCCGTGCCCACGTGAAGGAGTATTTTTACACCAGCAGCAAGTGCTCCAACCTTGCAGTCGT GCCCGGGACCAGAGACTGGAAAAATCAGAAGGTGAAGGAGGCAGTGTCTTTGAGGAGACAGGTGAAGGGGAAGTCAGATGGACAGAGGGCCCCACAAatgcaggaaggaagggaagacttAGCAAAGGAGATATGCCCTTTGGTATCACATACTATGTcaaggaggaggaaatggagcCTGGGTGAGCTTGAGAGCTGGGGTTGGTATCCTAGACTTTTGACTCCCTGGCTACATGCTCAGAGTGCCAAGAGTAGAGACTAG